A single window of Streptomyces xanthii DNA harbors:
- a CDS encoding NADPH-dependent F420 reductase has protein sequence MKIGIIGAGNIGGNLTRRFTAAGHDVHVANSRGPHTLGALAEETGATAATIEDAVRDARVVVVTIPLKAVPALPDGLLDSAADDVTVIDTGNYYPQQRDGKITGIEDEGLTESRWTERQLGHDVVKVFNGTYAQDLIDKARPAGDPQRVALPIAGDDEAAKRVVTGLLDEIGFDAVDAGGQDESWRQQPGTPVYGLAADAAAVRKALDAASPERTAEWRA, from the coding sequence ATGAAGATCGGCATCATCGGCGCGGGCAACATCGGCGGCAACCTCACCCGGCGCTTCACCGCCGCCGGACACGACGTGCACGTCGCCAACTCACGCGGCCCGCACACCCTGGGCGCCCTCGCCGAGGAGACCGGCGCGACCGCCGCGACCATCGAGGACGCGGTGCGCGACGCGCGGGTCGTGGTCGTCACCATCCCGCTCAAGGCCGTCCCCGCGCTGCCCGACGGCCTGCTCGACAGCGCGGCGGACGACGTCACCGTCATCGACACCGGCAACTACTACCCGCAGCAGCGCGACGGGAAGATCACCGGCATCGAGGACGAGGGCCTCACCGAGAGCCGCTGGACCGAGCGCCAGCTCGGCCACGACGTGGTCAAGGTGTTCAACGGGACGTACGCCCAGGACCTCATCGACAAGGCCCGCCCGGCCGGCGACCCGCAGCGCGTCGCCCTGCCGATCGCCGGCGACGACGAGGCCGCCAAGCGGGTCGTCACCGGGCTCCTCGACGAGATCGGCTTCGACGCCGTGGACGCCGGCGGTCAGGACGAGTCCTGGCGCCAGCAGCCCGGCACCCCCGTCTACGGCCTCGCCGCCGACGCCGCCGCCGTCCGCAAGGCACTCGACGCGGCGTCCCCCGAGCGCACCGCGGAGTGGCGCGCCTGA
- a CDS encoding ATP-binding protein, translated as MAGLEGVEQPRRNGSTTAARWSPAVEDEHALKALELFGNPTEAEVALPSRPESAAIARRLAQVVILRQWGLSPKLTEDAVLLVSELVGNAVRHTGARAFGLRMLRRRGWIRVEVRDPSRGLPCLMPVRPLDLSGRGLFLVDKLSDRWGVDLLPRGKTTWFEMRVADR; from the coding sequence ATGGCGGGGCTTGAGGGTGTCGAACAACCGCGGCGGAACGGGAGTACGACCGCCGCGCGCTGGTCTCCCGCGGTCGAGGACGAACACGCGCTGAAGGCGCTGGAGTTGTTCGGGAACCCGACCGAGGCGGAGGTGGCTCTGCCGTCCCGTCCGGAGTCCGCGGCGATCGCCCGCCGGCTCGCCCAGGTGGTGATCCTGCGTCAGTGGGGCCTGTCCCCGAAGCTGACCGAGGATGCCGTCCTGCTCGTCTCCGAGCTCGTGGGCAACGCGGTGCGGCACACGGGCGCCCGCGCCTTCGGGCTGCGCATGCTGCGCCGGCGCGGCTGGATCCGGGTGGAGGTGCGCGATCCCTCGCGCGGGCTGCCCTGTCTGATGCCGGTGCGCCCGCTGGACCTCTCCGGCCGCGGCCTGTTCCTCGTCGACAAGCTCTCCGACCGCTGGGGCGTGGACCTGCTGCCCCGCGGCAAGACGACCTGGTTCGAGATGCGTGTCGCCGACCGCTGA
- a CDS encoding helix-turn-helix transcriptional regulator, protein MLVERGLASAALDPDGGAPHYRAASPVLALGPLLEARRGALYQVEHLVTELSERHRAAHIRASGAPVEVLSGAAAIRRRLLIMGRQAQHEVCSLLPMREAPVALSVEDGIEEVERDSMARGVLLRSVVERGWFDRPHTAASVAELVAQGQSVTVADRVPIKLTVVDRGIALLPLDPERDETEPVALVVHRSGLLTALQALFDQCYDRARPLRAVPEPPPGEHTARDGLDALDRQLLALLHVGLTDAAIARQLGMGHRTVQRRLSALMARADAATRFQLGSHAARAGWLD, encoded by the coding sequence GTGCTCGTCGAAAGGGGCCTCGCCAGCGCCGCTCTCGATCCCGACGGAGGCGCCCCGCACTACCGCGCCGCCTCGCCCGTCCTCGCCCTCGGCCCCCTCCTGGAGGCCCGCCGGGGTGCCCTCTACCAGGTCGAGCACCTGGTCACCGAGCTTTCCGAACGGCACCGGGCCGCCCACATACGCGCCTCCGGCGCCCCCGTCGAGGTGCTCTCCGGCGCCGCCGCGATACGCCGCCGGCTCCTGATCATGGGCCGGCAGGCCCAGCACGAGGTCTGCTCCCTGCTCCCCATGCGCGAGGCACCCGTCGCCCTCTCCGTCGAGGACGGCATCGAAGAGGTGGAACGGGACTCCATGGCCCGCGGCGTCCTGCTGCGCTCCGTCGTGGAGCGCGGCTGGTTCGACCGGCCGCACACCGCCGCCTCCGTCGCCGAACTCGTCGCGCAGGGCCAGAGCGTCACCGTCGCCGACCGCGTGCCGATCAAACTGACCGTCGTCGACCGCGGCATCGCCCTGCTGCCCCTCGACCCCGAGCGCGACGAGACCGAACCCGTCGCCCTCGTCGTCCACCGCAGCGGCCTGCTCACCGCGCTCCAGGCCCTCTTCGACCAGTGCTACGACCGGGCCCGCCCCCTGCGCGCCGTGCCCGAACCCCCGCCCGGCGAGCACACCGCGCGCGACGGACTCGACGCCCTCGACCGGCAACTGCTCGCCCTGCTGCACGTGGGACTCACCGACGCCGCCATCGCCCGGCAGCTCGGCATGGGACACCGCACCGTGCAGCGCAGGCTCAGTGCCCTGATGGCCCGCGCGGACGCCGCCACCCGCTTCCAGCTCGGCAGCCACGCGGCCCGCGCCGGCTGGCTCGACTGA
- a CDS encoding glycoside hydrolase family 25 protein, giving the protein MLRGIDVSSHQSTFDTDGLSFVFIKATEGRSYVNPRLTAQTKLARDGGCVVGFYHFLWPGNLAAQAEYFVSKAPERSGDILAVDWETTGDGTHATNAEKDRFIREVKRLRPHHRVILYTNRNYWLNVDTTSYAGDALWIADYVTAGKPRIQAKWRFHQYTDSPLDKDVADFASKSALREWATP; this is encoded by the coding sequence ATGCTGCGCGGAATCGATGTCAGCTCGCACCAGTCCACGTTCGACACCGACGGCCTGTCGTTCGTCTTCATCAAGGCGACGGAGGGGCGGTCGTACGTCAATCCGCGGCTGACCGCCCAGACGAAGCTCGCCCGTGACGGCGGCTGTGTCGTCGGCTTCTACCACTTCCTGTGGCCGGGGAACCTGGCGGCGCAGGCCGAGTACTTCGTGAGCAAGGCGCCGGAGCGGTCCGGCGACATCCTGGCCGTGGACTGGGAGACGACCGGCGACGGCACGCACGCGACGAACGCGGAGAAGGACCGCTTCATCCGCGAGGTGAAGCGGCTGCGCCCGCACCACCGCGTGATCCTCTACACGAACCGCAACTACTGGCTGAACGTGGACACGACGTCCTATGCGGGCGACGCGCTCTGGATCGCCGACTACGTGACCGCCGGGAAGCCGCGGATCCAGGCGAAGTGGCGCTTCCACCAGTACACGGACTCGCCGCTCGACAAGGACGTGGCCGACTTCGCGAGCAAGTCCGCGCTGCGCGAGTGGGCCACGCCCTGA
- a CDS encoding helix-turn-helix domain-containing protein, with protein MTNAQLGEALRLLGVGPAAARVYLALLDLAPAPLEEVAAAAALDGPGLAEAYEELVDAGLASAAGADGEVVAPVSPTAGLEVLARHRAAEVEKSRTLVTGAFDSFRRRRLAAYNDQLVELVTGDAIGPRMRLAWASARHQIRQFESPPYSPIPSATEDALATLARGVTQRVVYSRESLEHADHFKRTIEPCINAGELARVLPSVPVKLLIIDDAYALVSLSIQEADVLNTMLVVQPCGLLSALVALFEQAWQQALPFHGSTARPGGLPPADRRLLWLLAGGASDEVVARELGISRRTLFRRLQVLMARLGAANRFQLALQAQRQGWL; from the coding sequence ATGACGAACGCGCAGCTCGGTGAGGCCCTGCGGCTCCTGGGCGTCGGTCCGGCGGCGGCCCGGGTCTATCTCGCCCTGCTCGACCTGGCCCCCGCCCCGCTGGAGGAGGTCGCGGCGGCGGCCGCGCTGGACGGGCCGGGTCTGGCGGAGGCGTACGAGGAGCTGGTCGACGCCGGTCTGGCGAGTGCGGCCGGGGCGGACGGCGAGGTGGTGGCCCCGGTGTCGCCGACGGCGGGGCTAGAGGTGCTGGCCCGGCACCGGGCGGCCGAGGTCGAGAAGTCCCGCACGCTGGTCACGGGCGCCTTCGACTCCTTCCGGCGGCGTCGGCTCGCCGCCTACAACGATCAGCTCGTCGAACTCGTGACCGGCGACGCGATCGGACCCCGGATGCGGCTGGCCTGGGCGTCGGCCCGGCACCAGATCCGGCAGTTCGAGTCGCCCCCGTACTCGCCCATCCCCTCGGCCACGGAGGACGCGCTGGCCACGCTGGCGCGCGGGGTGACGCAGCGGGTCGTCTACTCCCGCGAGTCCCTGGAGCACGCCGATCACTTCAAGCGGACCATCGAGCCGTGCATCAACGCGGGCGAGCTGGCCCGGGTGCTGCCGTCGGTGCCGGTCAAGCTCCTGATCATCGACGACGCGTACGCCCTGGTGTCGCTGTCGATCCAGGAGGCCGATGTGCTGAACACGATGCTGGTCGTGCAGCCGTGCGGGCTGCTGTCCGCGCTGGTGGCGCTGTTCGAGCAGGCGTGGCAGCAGGCGTTGCCGTTCCACGGCAGCACGGCCCGGCCCGGTGGTCTGCCGCCCGCGGACCGGCGCCTGCTGTGGCTGCTCGCGGGCGGGGCGAGCGACGAGGTCGTGGCCCGCGAGCTGGGCATCAGCCGCCGCACGCTGTTCCGCCGCCTCCAGGTCCTGATGGCGCGCCTGGGTGCCGCGAACCGCTTCCAACTGGCGCTGCAGGCCCAGCGTCAGGGCTGGCTCTGA
- a CDS encoding helix-turn-helix domain-containing protein has product MTDDGPHLLTIGALARRTGLTVRTIRYWSDEGVLHPVTRSDGGYRLYDAESVARLELIRTLRELGLGLADVRNVVGGEKDIASVAAAHVAALDAQIRALRLNRAVLSTVAKRNSTAEETALMNKLARLSAAERKHIIDDFMEQTFGGLDTADPDIRTRLRVMVPDLPDDPTSAQVDAWVELAELMQDQGFRAHMRGMVEFNAADRGPDITPGSSLWFMSRLVQLAGESLERGIDPASPQADEVLRGLLGDADRAEVLTRLEAAANEDVARFRDLVSLVRGLETLPRHEAEFAWVLAALRAHGAR; this is encoded by the coding sequence ATGACCGACGACGGCCCGCACCTGCTCACCATCGGCGCCCTGGCACGCCGCACCGGACTCACGGTGCGCACCATCCGCTACTGGTCCGACGAGGGCGTCCTGCACCCGGTGACCCGCAGCGACGGCGGCTACCGGCTCTACGACGCCGAGTCCGTGGCCCGGCTCGAACTGATCCGCACCCTGCGCGAGCTGGGCCTCGGCCTCGCCGACGTACGGAACGTGGTCGGCGGCGAGAAGGACATCGCGTCCGTCGCCGCCGCCCACGTGGCCGCCCTGGACGCCCAGATCCGGGCCCTCAGGCTGAACCGGGCGGTGCTGTCGACGGTCGCGAAACGCAACTCGACCGCCGAGGAGACGGCCCTCATGAACAAGCTCGCACGGCTCTCCGCCGCAGAACGCAAACACATCATCGACGACTTCATGGAGCAGACCTTCGGCGGCCTGGACACCGCCGACCCCGACATCCGCACCCGCCTGCGCGTCATGGTCCCCGACCTGCCCGACGACCCCACCAGCGCCCAGGTCGACGCCTGGGTCGAGCTCGCCGAACTCATGCAGGACCAGGGCTTCCGCGCCCACATGCGCGGCATGGTCGAGTTCAACGCCGCCGACCGCGGCCCCGACATCACGCCCGGCAGCTCCCTGTGGTTCATGAGCCGCCTCGTGCAGCTCGCCGGCGAGAGCCTGGAGCGCGGCATCGACCCCGCGTCCCCCCAGGCCGACGAGGTGCTGCGGGGCCTGCTCGGCGACGCCGACCGCGCCGAGGTGCTCACCCGCCTCGAAGCCGCGGCCAACGAGGACGTCGCCCGGTTCCGCGATCTGGTCTCCCTCGTACGGGGCCTGGAGACCCTGCCCCGGCACGAGGCGGAGTTCGCCTGGGTACTCGCCGCACTGCGCGCGCACGGCGCCCGATAA
- a CDS encoding EF-hand domain-containing protein, which produces MADIEAARKAFERFDADGDGFITAAEYKSAMAQMGDFHVTESVAEALIAKQDANGDKLLSFDEFWANLNKA; this is translated from the coding sequence GTGGCGGACATCGAGGCGGCACGCAAGGCGTTCGAGCGGTTCGACGCGGACGGCGACGGCTTCATCACGGCGGCCGAGTACAAGAGCGCCATGGCGCAGATGGGCGACTTCCACGTCACGGAGTCGGTGGCCGAGGCCCTCATCGCCAAGCAGGACGCCAACGGGGACAAGCTCCTGTCCTTCGACGAGTTCTGGGCCAACCTCAACAAGGCCTGA
- a CDS encoding YVTN family beta-propeller repeat protein — MLLAAAVTAALTALTGCGTEKPAHDTAQAIKPVKPVKPAKPKIDGLTGMPPVLDPQDVYAADRPNKLSPVVKDFPSRVYVPNTESDTVSVIDPKTYKIIETIKVGRQPQHVVPSWDLKTLWVNNDKGNTLTPIDPKTGKAGDTVDVHDPYNLYFTPDGKHAVVMASLDRQLVFRDPHTMKIQHTEPVSCYGVNHADFSLDGRYFIVSCEFSGELLKVDTAKMKVVGQQKLPYDGAMPQDVKMSPDGKKFYIADMEADGMWVLDGDKFTKPTLLPTGKGTHGLYVSRDSKEMYVSNRGEGSVSVFDFTKDKLTKKWHLPQGGSPDMGGVSADGKVLWLSGRYDAEVYAIDTRTGKQLARIPVGSGPHGLAVYPQPGRYSLGHTGVFR; from the coding sequence GTGCTGCTCGCCGCCGCCGTGACCGCCGCCCTCACCGCCCTGACCGGCTGCGGCACGGAGAAGCCCGCGCACGACACCGCCCAGGCCATCAAGCCAGTCAAACCGGTCAAGCCCGCCAAGCCGAAGATCGACGGACTGACCGGCATGCCGCCCGTCCTCGACCCCCAGGACGTCTACGCCGCCGACCGGCCGAACAAGCTGTCCCCGGTCGTCAAGGACTTCCCGTCCCGGGTCTACGTGCCCAACACCGAGTCCGACACCGTCTCCGTCATCGACCCCAAGACGTACAAGATCATCGAGACGATCAAGGTCGGCCGCCAGCCCCAGCACGTCGTGCCCTCCTGGGACCTCAAGACCCTCTGGGTCAACAACGACAAGGGCAACACCCTCACCCCCATCGACCCGAAGACCGGCAAGGCCGGCGACACGGTCGACGTGCACGACCCGTACAACCTCTACTTCACGCCCGACGGCAAGCACGCCGTCGTCATGGCCTCGCTCGACCGCCAATTGGTCTTCCGCGACCCCCACACCATGAAGATCCAGCACACCGAACCCGTCAGCTGCTACGGCGTCAACCACGCCGACTTCTCCCTCGACGGCCGCTACTTCATCGTCTCCTGCGAGTTCAGCGGCGAACTCCTCAAGGTCGACACCGCGAAGATGAAGGTCGTCGGGCAGCAGAAACTCCCGTACGACGGGGCCATGCCGCAGGACGTCAAGATGTCGCCCGACGGCAAGAAGTTCTACATCGCCGACATGGAGGCCGACGGCATGTGGGTCCTCGACGGCGACAAGTTCACCAAGCCGACGCTCCTGCCCACCGGCAAGGGCACCCACGGCCTCTACGTCAGCCGCGACTCCAAGGAGATGTACGTCTCCAACCGGGGCGAAGGCAGCGTCTCCGTCTTCGACTTCACCAAGGACAAGCTCACCAAGAAGTGGCACCTCCCGCAGGGCGGCAGCCCCGACATGGGCGGCGTCTCCGCCGACGGCAAGGTCCTGTGGCTCTCCGGCCGCTACGACGCCGAGGTCTACGCCATCGACACCCGCACCGGAAAGCAGCTCGCCCGCATCCCTGTCGGCTCCGGCCCGCACGGCCTCGCCGTCTACCCCCAGCCCGGCCGCTACTCCCTCGGACACACCGGAGTCTTCCGCTGA
- a CDS encoding polysaccharide deacetylase family protein, whose amino-acid sequence MTKAEPIRRRSALRLGAGLTAALATGCAADEHPAATPAPKAHPARPAESARAAPAPRRFPGQPAQLTHGPRDRDRVALTFHGQGDPKIADAVLKEAEKAGAHVTVLAVGTWLDQHPDMARRILDAGHDLGNHTLHHQGINTMSEADATAEITGCADRLRRLTGSIGTWFRPSRTPTATPLVVRLAQRAGYPHVLSYDVDSLDFTSPGADAVVENVTSAVRPGSVVSLHFGYADTVAALPPLLDHLSRRGLAAVTCTELLT is encoded by the coding sequence GTGACCAAGGCCGAACCGATCCGTCGCCGCTCCGCGCTGCGCCTCGGCGCCGGGCTCACCGCCGCCCTCGCCACCGGCTGCGCGGCCGACGAGCACCCCGCCGCCACCCCGGCGCCCAAGGCCCACCCCGCCCGCCCCGCGGAGTCCGCCCGCGCCGCCCCCGCCCCGCGCCGCTTCCCCGGGCAGCCCGCCCAGCTCACCCACGGACCCCGCGACCGCGACCGCGTCGCCCTCACCTTCCACGGCCAGGGCGACCCGAAGATCGCGGACGCGGTCCTGAAGGAGGCCGAGAAGGCCGGCGCCCACGTCACCGTCCTCGCCGTCGGCACCTGGCTCGACCAGCACCCGGACATGGCCCGCCGCATCCTCGACGCCGGCCACGACCTCGGCAACCACACCCTCCACCACCAGGGCATCAACACCATGTCCGAGGCCGACGCCACCGCCGAGATCACCGGCTGCGCCGACCGCCTGCGCCGCCTCACCGGCTCCATCGGCACCTGGTTCCGCCCCTCGCGCACCCCGACCGCGACCCCGCTCGTCGTCCGCCTCGCCCAGCGGGCCGGCTACCCGCACGTCCTCTCGTACGACGTCGACTCGCTCGACTTCACCTCGCCGGGCGCCGACGCCGTCGTCGAGAACGTCACCTCGGCCGTACGCCCCGGCTCCGTCGTCAGCCTCCACTTCGGATACGCGGACACCGTCGCCGCGCTCCCGCCCCTCCTGGACCACCTCTCCCGTCGCGGCCTGGCCGCGGTGACCTGCACGGAGCTGCTCACGTGA
- a CDS encoding M4 family metallopeptidase, whose protein sequence is MTKRFKRPIRQVVAAGVVAAATGTALLAGPAWAADTPPAPEPGTQSPAPVAPALTQGLDKAPRAGTPAQAARAHLADHQDTYKVPVSDLKTARTTKDGAQTSVRFRQLHDGIPVFGAEYAVQTETAGDEQRVTSATGTLYTALTVSTTPKVDETTARKRLFSLDSRLRGVEGATTSAHGLTVLPDARGGRLAWHFTVTGAHRDGSPVRQEAYVDARVGGIALSYNNIDSADAAPAQATGVRVDGTDVRLEADKAADGSYTLVDSTRAMYPVTGGQIRTYDARRKSYLDVAGGPVPDDVPLVTSATDRFDGADTSSGAVDAHVNAAKVYEFYKNEIGRDGIDGKGGSVHSVVNVASNGKDYANAFWDGSKMVYGHMDGVPLSVGLDVVGHEMTHGVTEHSAGLVYLNQSGALNEAISDYFGNAMETADKGVAMDDPKSGLIGEYLCNGTKPLEECALRDLNDGRSAQKDFEPIPLDIDNGGVHYNSTIVGGALWDLRKAIDPKVADRIVYRAAQNYLTPLSGFTDMRGAVTLAAKSLKVTDAQLAAVTEAFDAHGIEQGWEQQGANRADGTTIGADVLPAYEVYGGIDEQAAQISGDVYAIGHGDAVAWDRGGAAFGITVGRFSKQDGESDHELAQDDAYLIDPSLDKDRVVLTRITADGIGVYGAGDKGQGELRKIVDTPDADETEPVTENGALAYISTTADGEQDVMLRKADGTTVNVTPQAGDTYAARLAMKNGTIAWTGGDGTWLFTYDIATGTTQSKRMSGFLFGQITDVQLTSDRVFFRNSQAFLLSSQSVETAPVADLTQMKKLRAPSSLYLGQFSVTDDWFAYSSTDFWGGLGSWSGAWKAKVAPTADVVDGTAAYQRVSCSSGTQLAPSLGSGQRVAWLDTSAAATDVVTRGTFADTCEQ, encoded by the coding sequence ATGACGAAGCGGTTCAAGAGACCGATACGTCAGGTGGTGGCCGCCGGCGTCGTGGCCGCCGCGACCGGAACCGCACTGCTGGCCGGCCCCGCCTGGGCCGCCGACACCCCGCCGGCCCCGGAACCGGGCACGCAGTCACCGGCCCCCGTGGCCCCGGCCCTGACCCAGGGCCTCGACAAGGCGCCCCGCGCCGGCACCCCCGCCCAGGCCGCCCGCGCCCACCTCGCCGACCACCAGGACACGTACAAGGTCCCCGTGTCCGACCTGAAGACCGCCCGCACCACCAAGGACGGCGCGCAGACCTCCGTCCGCTTCCGTCAACTGCACGACGGCATCCCGGTGTTCGGCGCCGAGTACGCCGTGCAGACCGAGACGGCCGGCGACGAGCAGCGGGTCACCTCCGCCACGGGCACCCTGTACACCGCGCTCACGGTCTCCACCACGCCGAAGGTCGACGAGACGACGGCGAGGAAGCGTCTGTTCTCCCTCGACTCCCGGCTGCGCGGCGTCGAGGGCGCCACGACCTCCGCCCACGGCCTGACCGTGCTCCCCGACGCCCGGGGAGGCCGCCTCGCCTGGCACTTCACCGTCACCGGCGCCCACCGGGACGGCAGCCCCGTCCGCCAGGAGGCCTACGTCGACGCCCGCGTCGGCGGCATCGCCCTCTCGTACAACAACATCGACTCCGCCGACGCCGCGCCCGCGCAGGCCACCGGCGTCCGCGTCGACGGCACCGACGTGCGGCTCGAGGCGGACAAGGCGGCCGACGGCTCGTACACGCTGGTCGACTCGACCCGCGCCATGTACCCGGTCACCGGCGGCCAGATCCGCACCTACGACGCCCGGCGCAAGAGCTACCTCGACGTCGCCGGCGGCCCCGTCCCCGACGACGTCCCGCTCGTGACGTCCGCGACCGACCGCTTCGACGGAGCCGACACCTCCTCCGGCGCCGTCGACGCGCACGTCAACGCCGCCAAGGTCTACGAGTTCTACAAGAACGAGATCGGCCGCGACGGCATCGACGGCAAGGGCGGCAGCGTCCACTCCGTCGTCAACGTCGCCAGCAACGGCAAGGACTACGCCAACGCCTTCTGGGACGGCTCGAAGATGGTCTACGGCCACATGGACGGCGTACCGCTGTCCGTCGGCCTCGACGTCGTCGGCCACGAGATGACCCACGGCGTCACCGAGCACAGCGCCGGCCTCGTCTACCTCAACCAGTCGGGCGCCCTCAACGAGGCGATCTCCGACTACTTCGGCAACGCCATGGAGACCGCCGACAAGGGCGTCGCCATGGACGACCCGAAGTCCGGTCTCATCGGCGAGTACCTCTGCAACGGCACCAAGCCGCTCGAGGAGTGCGCCCTGCGCGACCTGAACGACGGCCGCAGCGCCCAGAAGGACTTCGAGCCGATCCCGCTCGACATCGACAACGGCGGCGTCCACTACAACTCCACCATCGTCGGCGGCGCCCTGTGGGACCTGCGCAAGGCCATCGACCCGAAGGTCGCCGACCGGATCGTCTACCGCGCCGCCCAGAACTACCTCACCCCGCTGTCCGGTTTCACCGACATGCGCGGCGCCGTCACCCTCGCCGCGAAGTCCCTCAAGGTGACCGACGCCCAACTGGCCGCCGTCACCGAGGCCTTCGACGCTCACGGCATCGAGCAGGGCTGGGAGCAGCAGGGCGCCAACCGCGCCGACGGCACCACCATCGGCGCCGACGTGCTGCCCGCCTACGAGGTCTACGGCGGCATCGACGAGCAGGCAGCGCAGATCAGCGGCGACGTCTACGCGATCGGGCACGGCGACGCCGTCGCCTGGGACCGGGGCGGCGCCGCGTTCGGCATCACCGTCGGCCGCTTCAGCAAGCAGGACGGCGAGTCCGACCACGAACTCGCCCAGGACGACGCCTACTTGATCGATCCCTCCCTCGACAAGGACCGCGTCGTCCTCACCCGGATCACCGCCGACGGCATCGGCGTCTACGGCGCGGGCGACAAGGGCCAGGGCGAGCTCAGGAAGATCGTCGACACGCCGGACGCCGACGAGACCGAGCCGGTGACCGAGAACGGCGCCCTCGCCTACATCTCCACCACCGCCGACGGCGAGCAGGACGTCATGCTCCGCAAGGCCGACGGCACCACGGTGAACGTGACCCCGCAGGCCGGCGACACCTACGCCGCCCGCCTCGCCATGAAGAACGGCACGATCGCCTGGACCGGCGGCGACGGCACCTGGCTGTTCACCTACGACATCGCCACCGGTACGACGCAGAGCAAGCGCATGTCCGGCTTCCTCTTCGGCCAGATCACCGACGTCCAGCTCACCTCGGACCGGGTGTTCTTCCGCAACAGCCAGGCGTTCCTGCTCAGCAGCCAGAGCGTGGAGACCGCGCCGGTCGCCGACCTGACGCAGATGAAGAAGCTGCGCGCCCCGTCCTCGCTCTACCTCGGCCAGTTCTCCGTCACCGACGACTGGTTCGCGTACTCCTCGACCGACTTCTGGGGCGGCCTCGGTTCCTGGAGCGGCGCCTGGAAGGCGAAGGTGGCCCCGACCGCCGACGTCGTCGACGGCACCGCCGCCTACCAGCGCGTTTCCTGCTCCTCCGGTACCCAGCTCGCCCCGTCCCTGGGCTCCGGTCAGCGCGTCGCCTGGCTCGACACCAGCGCCGCGGCGACCGACGTGGTGACCCGCGGGACCTTCGCCGACACCTGCGAGCAGTAG
- a CDS encoding enoyl-CoA hydratase/isomerase family protein yields MTVHLEVADGVGTIRLDRPPMNALDIAIQDRIKELAEEATARDDIRAVVVRGSEKVFAAGADIKEMQVMDHAAMVVRSRALQDSFSAVARIPKPVVAAVTGYALGGGCELALCADFRIAADNAKLGQPEILLGLIPGAGGTQRLSRLVGPSKAKDLIFTGRQVRADEALAIGLVDRVVPAAEVFEAAHAWAAKLAQGPAIALRAAKECVDAGLETDLETGLAIERNWFAGLFATQDRETGMRSFVEEGPGKAKFA; encoded by the coding sequence ATGACCGTTCACCTCGAAGTAGCCGACGGCGTCGGGACCATCCGCCTCGACCGCCCCCCGATGAACGCCCTGGACATCGCGATCCAGGACCGCATCAAGGAACTCGCCGAAGAGGCCACGGCCCGGGACGACATCCGGGCCGTGGTGGTGCGCGGCAGCGAGAAGGTCTTCGCGGCCGGCGCCGACATCAAGGAGATGCAGGTGATGGACCACGCGGCGATGGTCGTGCGGTCCCGGGCCCTGCAGGACTCGTTCTCGGCGGTGGCCCGCATCCCGAAGCCCGTCGTCGCCGCGGTCACCGGCTACGCCCTGGGCGGCGGCTGCGAGCTGGCGCTGTGCGCCGACTTCCGGATCGCCGCCGACAACGCCAAGCTGGGCCAGCCCGAGATCCTGCTGGGCCTGATCCCGGGCGCCGGAGGCACCCAGCGTCTGTCGCGTCTGGTCGGCCCCTCCAAGGCCAAGGACCTCATCTTCACGGGCCGTCAGGTGCGCGCCGACGAGGCGCTGGCCATCGGCCTGGTGGACCGTGTCGTCCCGGCCGCCGAGGTCTTCGAGGCCGCGCACGCGTGGGCGGCGAAGCTGGCGCAGGGCCCGGCGATCGCGCTGCGCGCCGCGAAGGAGTGCGTCGACGCCGGTCTGGAGACGGACCTGGAGACGGGCCTCGCCATCGAACGCAACTGGTTCGCGGGCCTGTTCGCGACCCAGGACCGGGAGACCGGAATGCGCAGCTTCGTGGAGGAAGGTCCGGGCAAGGCCAAGTTCGCCTGA
- a CDS encoding DoxX family protein, which translates to MYAFYAAVTVLGAALFGSAAVANLSGHDYPRQQADKLGVPRSWIPLLGSALGAGALGLLAGFVVPGLGVAAATGLVLYFVGALATHIVAGDRALGFWAFCFALAVAALVLRITV; encoded by the coding sequence ATGTACGCGTTCTACGCCGCCGTCACCGTCCTCGGCGCCGCCCTCTTCGGCTCCGCCGCCGTCGCCAACCTCTCCGGCCACGACTATCCCCGGCAGCAGGCCGACAAGCTGGGGGTGCCGCGGTCCTGGATCCCGCTGCTCGGCAGCGCGCTGGGGGCCGGGGCGCTCGGACTGCTCGCCGGGTTCGTGGTGCCGGGGCTCGGGGTCGCCGCCGCCACCGGACTCGTCCTCTACTTCGTGGGGGCGCTGGCCACGCACATCGTGGCGGGGGACCGGGCGCTCGGCTTCTGGGCGTTCTGCTTCGCGCTCGCCGTCGCCGCGCTCGTGCTGCGGATCACGGTCTGA